In the Streptomyces formicae genome, one interval contains:
- a CDS encoding tetratricopeptide repeat protein: MSTTSTHVWLTGPEPASEPLPQSPPQPRPRREPRQPTPAPEPDITVDCHRRLRGPYTGAGGLLRALLPHIRREQPELPDRHRVEIHAVAPELRGLVADPPSTLTDRAAPAERTRLHPRTRTRRLAHGIVELLLSYVTAADLTRPLVLGFTRVGEADPADQEFLALLLRRAEPGRITLVVHTRDAEPELLEQELASALRQYATHRALPAAPPRRFPHRTHPYALVRAFVTSDGTSVDPAESAAYERADRHVRARLHDARAAELHARVEQGGVTLGLGALPYHLERGSDPAAAAPVLAAAAEDTLAMGCYHALLDLARRAQAVTPEDAPLSTELSLHTKVTTALALLGETGEAERLHLRMRERYSNPLVRLLGDYALAMLHARFHPPERRDLSAAKALLTRTVTLASRLPGTEQRAFHTAFQENGLALTELRLGRPADALRLIESGLDRLRRHLPDTAHLLHRSVLLRNRAEVHAALGRLHAALADHDAVVAMDPHHPEHYFDRADIRRRLGDPAGALADYDRAIDLAPPYWELYFNRADLRLESGDAEGALADLRHAAALEPDRADIRASLVGALLGVGDLPDARAQVTEGLRHHPDDAHLLCERGLIALREGADTSARADFDRALAVAPHLVSALAGRATLAYAAGDDDAAVADLTRAITLEPTDPDLLYNRGYAHQQAGRVYAAHADYTAALRLPGADVVELRARIEECARRP, from the coding sequence ATCACGGTCGACTGCCACCGGCGGCTGCGCGGCCCCTACACCGGAGCGGGGGGCCTGCTGCGCGCCCTGCTCCCCCACATACGCCGGGAACAGCCGGAGTTGCCCGACCGGCACCGCGTGGAGATCCACGCCGTCGCGCCCGAGCTGCGCGGCCTGGTCGCCGACCCGCCCTCGACGCTCACCGACCGCGCGGCTCCCGCCGAGCGGACCCGGCTGCATCCGCGCACGCGCACGCGGCGCCTGGCGCACGGCATCGTGGAGCTGCTCCTCTCCTACGTCACGGCGGCGGACCTCACGCGGCCGCTGGTCCTCGGCTTCACGCGGGTCGGCGAGGCGGACCCGGCCGACCAGGAGTTCCTCGCGCTGCTGCTGCGCCGCGCGGAACCCGGGCGGATCACCCTCGTCGTACACACGCGGGACGCCGAACCGGAGCTCCTCGAGCAGGAGTTGGCGTCGGCACTGCGCCAGTACGCGACCCACCGGGCACTGCCCGCCGCCCCGCCCCGGCGCTTTCCGCACCGGACCCACCCGTACGCCCTCGTGCGCGCCTTCGTCACGAGTGACGGCACGTCGGTCGATCCCGCCGAGTCGGCCGCGTACGAGAGGGCCGACCGCCACGTCCGCGCGCGCCTGCACGACGCGCGCGCCGCCGAGCTCCACGCACGGGTGGAGCAGGGAGGGGTGACGCTCGGGCTGGGGGCGCTCCCCTACCACCTGGAACGCGGCAGCGATCCCGCGGCGGCGGCGCCTGTGCTCGCGGCCGCTGCCGAGGACACGCTCGCGATGGGCTGCTACCACGCGCTCCTCGACCTCGCGCGGCGCGCGCAGGCCGTCACACCCGAGGACGCCCCCCTCAGCACGGAGCTCTCCCTGCACACCAAGGTCACCACGGCACTGGCCCTGTTGGGCGAGACGGGCGAAGCGGAGCGGCTGCACCTACGGATGCGCGAGCGCTACTCCAACCCGCTGGTGCGGTTGCTCGGCGACTACGCCCTGGCCATGCTGCACGCCCGCTTCCACCCGCCCGAGCGCCGTGACCTCAGCGCCGCGAAGGCCCTGCTCACCCGCACGGTCACGCTGGCCTCCCGGCTGCCGGGCACCGAGCAGCGCGCCTTCCACACCGCGTTCCAGGAGAACGGCCTCGCGCTCACCGAGCTGCGCCTGGGCCGCCCGGCGGACGCGCTGCGCCTGATCGAGAGCGGACTCGACCGGCTGCGACGGCACCTCCCGGACACCGCGCACCTGCTGCACCGTTCGGTCCTGCTGCGCAACCGGGCCGAGGTGCACGCCGCACTCGGGCGCCTCCACGCGGCTCTCGCCGATCACGACGCCGTCGTCGCGATGGACCCGCACCACCCGGAGCACTACTTCGACCGGGCCGACATCCGGCGGCGCCTCGGCGACCCGGCAGGGGCGCTCGCCGACTACGACCGGGCGATCGACCTGGCCCCGCCGTACTGGGAGCTGTACTTCAACCGCGCCGACCTGCGCCTGGAGTCGGGGGACGCCGAGGGGGCACTCGCCGATCTGCGCCACGCCGCCGCGCTGGAGCCGGACCGGGCCGACATCCGGGCGAGCCTGGTGGGGGCGCTGCTCGGGGTCGGAGACCTGCCGGACGCGCGGGCCCAGGTCACCGAGGGGCTGCGGCACCACCCCGACGACGCGCACCTGTTGTGCGAGCGGGGTCTGATCGCCCTGCGGGAGGGCGCGGACACCTCGGCGCGGGCGGACTTCGACCGGGCGCTCGCGGTCGCCCCCCACCTGGTGAGCGCGCTCGCGGGCCGCGCCACGCTCGCGTACGCGGCGGGCGACGACGACGCGGCGGTCGCCGACCTCACCCGTGCCATCACCCTGGAACCCACCGACCCCGATCTGCTCTACAACCGCGGCTACGCGCATCAGCAGGCAGGCCGCGTGTACGCCGCCCACGCCGACTACACCGCGGCGCTCCGGCTGCCCGGCGCGGACGTCGTGGAACTGCGGGCGCGGATCGAGGAGTGCGCCCGAAGGCCGTGA
- a CDS encoding alpha/beta fold hydrolase has product MPIIESSPGVSLAHETFGDPGDPAVLLVAGFSAQLISWHEDFCRALAARGRHVIRYDNRDCGLSTRFDEHPVDMGDFIATVSAGDIPSALAMVPYSLRDMADDGLGLLTALGIERAHVVGSSMGGMIAQTMAIADPARVLTLTSMMSSTGEPEYGGSSPEAQAVLLGPKPADRAGYVAAAEREMVWASRRYGDPAALRELAAASYDRAHHPAGVGRQIGAMVLGGSRADALRELRVPTLVIHGLDDTLIDPSGGERTADLVPGAELLLIPDMGHDRPRELWPELIDALVAHTGRARGDGDRA; this is encoded by the coding sequence ATGCCGATCATCGAATCCTCGCCCGGAGTGTCCCTCGCCCACGAGACCTTCGGTGACCCCGGCGATCCGGCCGTCCTGCTCGTCGCGGGCTTCAGCGCCCAGCTGATCTCCTGGCACGAGGACTTCTGCCGCGCCCTCGCGGCACGCGGCCGCCACGTGATCCGGTACGACAACCGCGACTGCGGCCTGTCCACCCGGTTCGACGAGCATCCGGTCGACATGGGCGACTTCATCGCCACCGTGAGCGCGGGAGACATCCCGTCCGCGCTCGCGATGGTGCCGTACTCGCTGCGGGACATGGCGGACGACGGGCTCGGCCTGCTGACCGCGCTCGGCATCGAGCGGGCGCACGTGGTCGGCTCCTCGATGGGCGGCATGATCGCCCAGACGATGGCGATCGCCGACCCCGCGCGGGTGCTCACCCTGACGTCGATGATGTCCTCGACCGGCGAGCCCGAGTACGGCGGGTCGAGCCCCGAGGCCCAGGCGGTGCTCCTCGGCCCGAAACCCGCCGACCGCGCGGGGTACGTGGCGGCGGCGGAGCGGGAGATGGTGTGGGCCTCACGGCGCTACGGCGACCCCGCCGCGCTGCGCGAGCTGGCCGCAGCGAGCTACGACCGCGCCCACCATCCGGCCGGGGTCGGGCGGCAGATCGGCGCGATGGTCCTCGGCGGCTCGCGCGCCGACGCCCTGCGCGAGCTGCGCGTGCCGACCCTGGTGATCCACGGCCTCGACGACACGCTGATCGACCCCAGCGGCGGCGAGCGCACCGCGGATCTCGTGCCCGGAGCGGAGCTCCTGCTGATCCCCGACATGGGGCACGACCGGC